The region CGAAATACTTGACGAGTGGATGAGTCGTCTTTACTTTCGTTATCCCAATCTTCTTTTGGCTTAGGCAAAAGAGCATCTAGCACACGTTCTTCGGCTGCTTCTTCTGCTTTAGTTTTGCATTTTTTCATTTGCTCTTCACGAGTCAACTTTATGGCTGAATCGGTGAGATCGCGAATGATTTGCTCAACTTCTTTACCGACGTAACCGACTTCAGTGAACTTAGTGGCTTCGACTTTAATGAAAGGCGCTTTGGCAAGTTTCGCTAGGCGGCGAGCTATTTCTGTTTTACCGACACCTGTCGGGCCGATCATTAAGATATTTTTTGGGGTGACTTCTTGACGAAAATCAGCATCAAGCTGCATACGACGCCAGCGATTACGTAGGGCTATGGCCACTGAGCGTTTCGCATTATGTTGGCCTATGATGTGACTGTCTAATTCATGGACAATCTCACGTGGGGTCATTTCAGACATATCATTTCCTCTGAATTCACATCAGTATTGAGTCTAAGCTTAGTCTAGGCTTTTGCTTAGTAATTTAATTCTTCAATTGTTTTAAATTGATTGGTGAACACGCAGATATCACCTGCAATAGTTAGCGATTTTTCTGCTATTTCTAAAGCACTCAATTCAGTGTTTTCAAGTAAAGCGGTAGCTGCAGATTGGGCAAAATTACCACCAGATCCAATTGAAATCAAATCATTCTCTGGCTGCACAACGTCTCCATTACCAGTAATGATTAATGAGCAAGTATCATCTGCGACGGCAAGTAAGGCTTCTAATTTACGGAGCATTTTATCGCTGCGCCAGTCTTTTGCCATTTCGACAGCGGCTTTCATTAGGTGTCCCTGATGCATCTCTAATTTAGCTTCGAAGCGTTCAAATAGAGTAAAAGCATCGGCGGTTCCACCGGCAAAACCCGCTAATACTTTATTGTGATAAAGGCGACGCACTTTTTTTGCATTACCTTTCATGACGGTATTACCAAGTGAAACTTGGCCATCTCCAGCGATAACGACCTGATTGTTACGGCGAACTGATACGATTGTGGTCACTCATGAATCCTCTTCTCAAACTGACGAATAAAGGTCGTCAGTGGGTGATATAAGATATATGGGGTAGAGAGGGGGAAATATCAAGGATAGGCATTGAAAAGATCGCCCTCATCGCGATACGATCGTATCTTTGAGGGCACTTTTAGGGGTTAAGCCCCTTCCCAAAATAAAATGATGCAGCCATTAATACCGGCGTTTTGCATTACATGCCGCTCTCGTTCTACTTGACGCTTACTGTCATATGGACCTAGGCTCACCTTGTACCAGTCACCCGTGGTGCCTTTTACTTTTTTGACGTGTGCTGATAATCCCTGAAAAGCAATAACAGCTTTGAGTTCTTGGGCTTGGGATAGAGTTCTAAAAGAGCCACATTGCATCTGATAAGGCCGCGATGGTTTGGTTTTTTCAGCTTCTGAAATATCAACTTCAACTTGTTTATTTTTTAAATTTTGTTGATAGGTCCATATTTCCTTCGGTTTAGGTGGCAGTGCGTTTTGATCTTTGTTTATGACAGGTTTCTTGTTTTTTTCAATCACGACAGGTTCAATGTTACTGGCGCTATTGTTGATGTTCCACAAGAAGTAACCAAATCCACCAACTAGGGCTATGGTTATAATTAATAATAGAAAAGGGAAGCGCTTGACACCTGCTCCCGTATTCTTATTACGTGTAGATTTTACCTTGCCTTTGGTGGGCTTTCTGTTAGCGTAATCGCGATTGCTCATTGAATTTATATACCGTGTTTTGGTCCATACTCGGTGTCACTATCGTACTACACTGCGATGCCGAGGGTGTGACCCTCAGCATCCTTCAGTGTAGCTTGGGTGTTTACATGCGTTCTAAGGTGTCTATCCCTAGCAGGCTGAAGCCTTTTTTCAGTGTCTTAGCGGTGAGCTTAGCGAGTAATAAACGACTCTTTTTTTGCTCTTGTGTATCAGCTGCAAGCACTGGGCATGCTTCATAGAAACTTGAAAATGCACCCGCGAGCTCGAACAGGTAGCCACATAAGGCATGAGGCTGCCCTTTAGCGACCATGCGTGAAAGGACTTCGCCAAACTGGGCAAGTTTTGTGCCGAGTTCTTTTTCTTTATCGTGTTCTAACAGAATGCTAGCATCGGTTAAATCGACATCGCTTGCACGTTTAAATATGCCTGTAACGCGAGTGTATGCATAAAGAAGATAAGGCGCGGTATTGCCTTCAAAGCTGAGCATTTGCTCAAAGCTAAAAATATAATCGCTGGTACGATTTTTAGACAGTTCAGCATATTTTACTGAGCTGATGCCGATGACTTTAGCGATGTTGATCAGCTCAGCTTCATCCATATCAGGATTCTTACTGCGCACCAGTTCAAGCGCTCGGGTATTGGCTTCGGTAAGCAGATCGACTAATTTAACCACGTTACCAGAACGTGTTTTAAATGGGCGACCATCATCCCCATTAATGGTACCAAAGCCCATATGCTCAAGACTGATGTTGTCATCAACAAAGTTTGCTTTACGAGCCAGTGCAAACACTTGCTGAAAGTGCAAGGCTTGGCGCAGGTCGACAAAGTAGAGTGCGCGATCAGCTTTTAATACATTCGCGCGGTAACGCATGGCAGCCATGTCGCTGGTGGCATATAAGTAGCCGCCATCAGCTTTTTGAAGGATAACAGGAAGTGGCTCACCTTCTTTATTTTTGAATTCTTCTTGAAATACGACTTTAGCGCCATTACTTTCAGACAGTAATCCTTGTGCGTCAAGATCTTGAATAACTTGCGCGAGGTCGTCATTATACGCGCTCTCACCACGGACATCTTCACGGGTGAGGCTGACGCCTAACAGTTGATACACATGATGGCAATGGCTGAGTGAAATGTCATTAAATTCACGCCATAATTTATTGTAGTACTCATTGCCTGATTGCAATTCAACCACTAATTTTCGGGCGCGAGTAGCAAATTCTTCTGATTCATCAAAGCGAACTTTCGCTGCTCGATAAAAGGTTTCAAGATCAGAGAGTGCGAGTTGAGCTTGTTCGCCGTTTTGAGCGCGTAGCTCTTCCATATAAGCCAGTAGCATACCAAATTGAGTGCCCCAATCGCCGACATGGTTTTGACGGATCACCTTATGGCCAAGGAACTCAAGCGCGTGAACCATGCTGTCGCCAATAGTGGTTGTGCGCAAGTGACCGACGTGCATCTCTTTGGCTAAGTTAGGTGCTGAATAATCGACAACAATAGTTTGAGCCTTAGGTAATGAAATGCCTAAGTGATCGTCTTTAAGGGCAAGTGTGAGCTGGCTGGCTAACGCATTGTCATCGATGAAAAAGTTAATAAAGCCTGGACCTGCTATTTCAACTTTTGATACTTGACTATCTTCAGGCAAGCTCTCTATGATGAGCTGAGCGACTTCGGTTGGTTTTTTACGGGCAACTTTAGTCAGCATCATAGCTAGGTTTGTTGCAAAATCACCATGAGTTTTATCTTTTGTTCGGTCGACCTGAATACGAGCCTCAAAATCAGTTGGAATAACCTCTTGTTGTTTAAGAAGTTCTATGGCTTGGGCGAGCAAAGATTGTATATGTGATTTCATTGGCGTTTATCGACACTTACTAATGATTAAAATAATGAATGATAACCGCACATTTTAGCCGTTTGTTATAGTCAATTGCTATCATAAAAATAACTTTTATTGCACTTTTTAATGGAAATTTGATATTAACGGATAGAAAGCCTTGCTGTATGACAAGGCTAAGGGGCTATAAATGAATACAATGAGTCGTTAGAGTAAATCTTGTGGGTCTCTGTCGATGCTCCAACGGCAACGCTTAGCTGATGGTAGCGCTTCTATATGTGGTAAAGCAGATTCGAAAGCTTGCTGTAAACGTTGGCGGGAGAGAGTTTGAAACATAAGGTGACGTCGATACTTGCCCGCTTTTTTATCCATAGGCGCTGGCATAGGCCCGATTACTTCGCATTCTTCATCTTGTGGTAGCAATTGAGCCACCTCACTGAGAAAGTTTTCGGCATCGATTGCCTGATTGGCCTCGGCGCGAAGCAATAGCATATTCCATGCTGGTGGCAGGAGTGCTTGTTTTCGTTCGCTGAGCTGATTTCGGGCAAATTGGCCATAACCGACATGCATTAACTCACGTAAAATGGCATTATCTGCTTGATGTGTCTGCATTAATACCGTGCCTTTTTTTCTGGCTCGCCCGGCCCGACCTGATACCTGTGTATAGAGCTGCCCAAAGCGCTCTGGCGCTCTAAAATCTGCGCTGAATAGTGCCCCATCTACATCCAACAATCCAACGAGAGTGACATCGGGGAAATGATGACCTTTAGCCAGCATTTGAGTGCCAACCAATATTTTATATTCCCCTTTATGAATAGCGTTGAGATGGCTCTCCAATGCCCCTTTTCGACTCGTTGTGTCACGATCTATACGTACCACGGGATATTTTGGAAACTCCTTTTCTAATACTGCAGCTAGTTGCTCTGTTCCTACGCCTTGCCCCATTAACAGAGTACTACCACAGTTGTGACATTGCTTAGGGATCGCGTATTGGTTACTACAGTGATGGCAACGAATTTCGTTTAAAGATTGGTGTACAGTAAAGAAGGCATCACATCGATCACATTCATGTAGATGTCCACATTCATGGCACAATAATGCAGGAGAAAAACCTCTGCGATTAAGAAACAATAAAACTTGATTGCCGGCATCGAGATGAATACGCATTTCATTGAGAAGTGCATGAGAAAGCCCACTTTTTAAAGGTTGACCGCTGATGTCGATGATCCCTTGCCGTACTTTCTCAGCGTTACCTGCACGTTGTCCTAATTCAAGGTGTTTATAGCGACCACTAAGGGCATTTTGTAGACTTTCTAATGACGGTGTTGCGGTGCCAAGCAGCACGGGGATCTTCTCTAAATGTCCACGCATCACAGCTAAATCTCGAGCGTGATAGCCGACTCCTTCTTGTTGTTTAAAGCTAGAATCATGTTCTTCATCAAGAATAATAGCCCCTGGAAAGGCCATCGGGGTGAATAATGCCGAACGTGTCCCTATGATGATTGCGGCCTCACCTGTTCTTGCTTGGCGCCAAGCAATCAGTCTTTGGTTATCGGTTAGTCCAGAGTGAATAACAGCGACAGTGACGTTAAATCGACTCTTGAATCGGCTGATTGTTTGTGGTGTTAAGCCAATTTCAGGGACCAAAATGAGTGCCTGCTTTCCCTTTTTGAGCACACTTTCTAACAGGGCGAGGTAGACTTCTGTTTTTCCTGAGCCAGTTATCCCCTCTAGTAAGGTACAGTGATATCCTGTTTGTTGGTTAAGTGTCGCTACTGCAATGGCCTGTTCGGGATTCAATGTTAATGGATCTTCACCTAGCTCAAGGTTTTCACGCCAAGAGAGATCGAGCTTATTGATGCGCTCATCTTTGGTGATCCATTCTTTATCTTGCAATGCTTTTAGGGCTGATGGACTTAAATGTAAACTAGCAACCTCTTCTTGAGATAGTTCTGATTGCTGTAGTAATTCGAGTATTTTCCTTTGTGCTGGGGCGCGTTTAACAGCGTCCAGAGATGCAGCGTTGCCTGCAGATGTTGTCCGCCAAAAAATACGAGTGTCGGCTAATATCTCAGCACCTTTTCTCAATGCAACCGGTAAGGCTTGAGACATCATCTGTCCGACACTACAGAAGTAGTATCTTGCTGCCCAAGTGGTGAGTTTATAAAGAGGATCTGGCAGTAATGGTTCGTTATCAAGTAGCGCTATAAGCGATTTTATTTGATTGGGCTTTAAGTTACAGGTATCTGATGTTCCGGTAATAAGACCGATCAATTGTTGACGACCAAAAGGGACTTTAACCCGCATGCCTTTTTGAGGAGTAAGTGTGAGTGTTTCAGGTATTTTATAACTGAAGGTTTGCCGCAAAGGTACAGGAAGGGCAACCTCGACAAACAAGGGCATATAGATGAAAGCTCTACTCAAATGATATTGGTTAGTGTACTCAGGCTATCGGGTAAGGGCTACTCTTTAATGAGATTAACATTAAGCAAGGAATCGATGTTTATTTGTGGGAAGCTAAAATGCTGTCTACTGGCTTTGTCTGCAGCATGTAAAGTGGTCATGTTATATACCCAAGCTACCTCAAAATGCAGGATTTAGCATGTCGAGAAGTGACAGAGTTCAAGGGCGTTAATTGCTCCTGCATTAACGACATTCCCACCATCCATGGCGGTCTTCATGAAATTGATGAACTCGTTATGCTCGGCTCGGGCATCCTGCTTCGCCCTAGCGCCTGAATCCGCTCAGTCGTCATTCAATATGTCATCACGAAGAATAAGTTTATCTTGTGGGTTTCAGATGATCACTGTAATATACACCGCCTAAATATTCTATTAACTTCATGTGGTGTCCGACTTCGGGTTGGGAGAGCGACATGGCCTTTAACGAGAGGTAATCCCAATGAAAGCAGATATCCATCCAGCATATGCAGAAATTACTGCAACATGTACTTGTGGCAACATCATCAAAGTCAATTCAACTGCAGGTAAGTCTTTGCATTTGGACGTATGTGGTGCATGTCACCCGTTCTACACTGGCACACAGAAAGTGGTAGACACTGGTGGACGTATTGATAAGTTCAACAAGCGCTTTGGTGCACTTGGTAAGAAGTAATTATTCATTTAATTATTCTTCAACATAAATTTTTAAAAAAGCGCCTTATGGCGCTTTTTTGTTACCATATTGATAATATTATGTCGAATATTGATGATGAATTTTAAACATTGGCAAAAATGGCTTAAATTAGATTAAAAAGATTTATCAAATGTATTTCCGTTGTAATTTTTGGTAATTTTAGCAATATTTTTGCTGTTTATTCGATTTATGATGAGTAAATGGGCTTTTTTGTCGTATTTTTCCTACAAAAAACCGAACTAATTTGTCCCTTTGAGCAGTAGATAAGTTTGTAAAATACCCCTTTGGCCTTTAATCCCTCCCTTTAGCTGATATTTTCCTAATATATTGTTTAAAAATGATAGCTTTTCGAGTATCGTAGCGACAATTGTTATTGCTATTTTTTTAGTATTTAAAAAGTAAAAAAATAGAATAACATAGACCTTAATAAAGTTTAATTGCCGTATTTTCAGGATTAAAAAAATGTCAGATTTTAGACAGCAAGCCCTTGATTACCATGAGTTTCCAGTACCAGGAAAAACAGGCGTTTGCCTGACTAAACCAGCAGAAACCAGCATGGATTTAGCATTAGCCTATAGCCCAGGTGTTGCCGAGCCGGTGCGCGAAATTGCTGCTAACCCTGAGAATGCTTATCGCTATACAGCCAAGGGTAATACTGTTGCAGTTATCTCTAATGGGACTGCTATTTTAGGGCTGGGAAACTTGGGACCATTGGCATCTAAACCTGTTATGGAAGGTAAGGCATTATTATTTAAGCATTTTGCAAATATAGATGCGACAGATATTGAGGTTAAGCACCGTACCACTGAAGAGTTTATTCATACGGTAGAGTCAATTGCTGATACATTTGGTGGCATTAATCTAGAAGATATTAAGGCGCCAGAATGTTTTGAAATCGAAAAAGTGCTTATTGAGCGCTGTAATGTTCCGGTTTTCCACGATGATCAACATGGCACCGCTATCGTTACTGCTGCTGGGATGCTTAATGCGCTTGAGATTCAAGGTAAGCAGATCGAAGATGCTATTTTTGTCTGTATGGGAGCGGGCGCCGCAGCCATAGCGTGTATGACAATGATGGTTAAGTGTGGTGCTCAGCGTGAAAATATCTATATGTTAGATCGAAAAGGTGTTATTCACACTCGCCGTGAAGATATTAATGAGTATAAAGCATTATTTGCCAATAATACCGATAAGCGCACCTTAGAAGATGTGATTAAAGGCGCTGATGCTTTCTTAGGTTTATCGGGACCTGATGTGTTAAGTGCTGAAAATATAGCACTAATGGCGCCAAAGCCAGTGATATTCGCTTGTTCAAATCCCGATCCTGAGATTAAACCTGAAATAGCACACCAAGTTCGTCAAGATCTTATCATGGGTACTGGTCGCAGTGATTACCCTAATCAAGTGAATAACGTGTTGTGCTTTCCATTTATTTTTCGTGGTGCGCTTGATGTTCGTGCGTCGAAAATTAACGATGAGATGAAATTGGCTGCAGTATATGCCATTGCAGAGTTGGCTAAAGAAGAAGTTCCCGCTGCTGTTGTGGCTGCCTATCCTGATGTGAGTCAATTAAGTTTTGGTCCTGAATATGTGATCCCCAAACCGATGGATCCTCGTTTATTGCCTAACGTAGCGAAAGCCGTGGCTCAAGCAGCGATTGATTCAGGTGTTGCGGCGATTACAGCCTTACCTGAAAATTATCTTAGCTAAGCAGACATGAATAAGATAAGAAAGGGGCCTTAGGCCCCTTTTTTTGGTTTGAGTTATGTTAACCTAGCATAATAAAATCCTGCAGGAAGCGGAGCATGAAACTGACTCGACTTTTAACAAACAAATTAACCAGTTTTTGGTTATTGTCATTGTCTGCTGTCGCCTTAATTTTTTTATTGATAGCACTAATCAGTTTCGTGCAGTTAACCTCTAAATTTCAACAGGAGAAGGTGGCTGAAGTCGAGGCAATGTTAGTCGATCACTTTGATCGTGATGGGACATTAGACTCCCTAGGATCTTGGCTTCCTGCTATTTTATCTGCTTACAAGGTTAGTCATTTTGTATTAAAAGATGAGAGTCATATTCTTTATCAATATGATTCTAATGAAAATTATACTAGTTTTGTTCATTATGATAAGCAGTTGTCAGGTTTCAGCTTATCAATGAAGCTGCCTCAACCTTTTAAAATGTATCGTTTTAGTTGGTATGGCTTAATTGTTTTTTTTACGGGTATTATTTTTATTATTGTTTTTGTTCGTTTTGGGTACCTGTGGCTGTCTGAACAGTTGCAAGGTATTGAAGATCTTGCTCTGCGCAGTAAATCAATCCTCAAAGGTGACTATGAACAAGCTTTAGCTGAGAAAGGGGAAGGTAAGCCTAGGGTGATTAATCGTGCGTTGACACATATGTTGTTAGAGTTAGATGATGCACAAAAACAGAGGGCGAGATTTGATCAATTTATCCGCTCAAATACTTTTCTTGATGCTGAAACGGGTATCGGAAATAGGTTATTTCTGAAAAACCGTTTAGATGCACTAAGTAATGATGCGGGTATGATGGCTCCAGGAGCGCTTTTTTTATTGGAAATGGAAGCGCTTGATCTACTGCAACAAGAGTTTGGAGATGAGCCAATAGGTGAAATATTACATCAAACGATTAATGATATTAATCAAATATTAAATAGCCAAGCAAACAGTATTTTTTCACGTCGTTCTTACAACCAACTAGCCATAGTTGTGCCCCAAATATCACTTAAAGATGTCGAAAAACTTGCCGCTAAATTCCTTAAAGTTTGCATGACACAATATTTTCCAGAGATGATTAACCGCGATGATTTTTTTCATATCGGTGTCGCCTATTTTAAGGTTGGTGGGTTGAAAGAGCAGCTTATCGAAGAAGCCGAACGTGCTCTAAGAGC is a window of Shewanella sp. VB17 DNA encoding:
- the hslV gene encoding ATP-dependent protease subunit HslV, producing MTTIVSVRRNNQVVIAGDGQVSLGNTVMKGNAKKVRRLYHNKVLAGFAGGTADAFTLFERFEAKLEMHQGHLMKAAVEMAKDWRSDKMLRKLEALLAVADDTCSLIITGNGDVVQPENDLISIGSGGNFAQSAATALLENTELSALEIAEKSLTIAGDICVFTNQFKTIEELNY
- a CDS encoding SPOR domain-containing protein; translated protein: MSNRDYANRKPTKGKVKSTRNKNTGAGVKRFPFLLLIITIALVGGFGYFLWNINNSASNIEPVVIEKNKKPVINKDQNALPPKPKEIWTYQQNLKNKQVEVDISEAEKTKPSRPYQMQCGSFRTLSQAQELKAVIAFQGLSAHVKKVKGTTGDWYKVSLGPYDSKRQVERERHVMQNAGINGCIILFWEGA
- the argS gene encoding arginine--tRNA ligase; the protein is MKSHIQSLLAQAIELLKQQEVIPTDFEARIQVDRTKDKTHGDFATNLAMMLTKVARKKPTEVAQLIIESLPEDSQVSKVEIAGPGFINFFIDDNALASQLTLALKDDHLGISLPKAQTIVVDYSAPNLAKEMHVGHLRTTTIGDSMVHALEFLGHKVIRQNHVGDWGTQFGMLLAYMEELRAQNGEQAQLALSDLETFYRAAKVRFDESEEFATRARKLVVELQSGNEYYNKLWREFNDISLSHCHHVYQLLGVSLTREDVRGESAYNDDLAQVIQDLDAQGLLSESNGAKVVFQEEFKNKEGEPLPVILQKADGGYLYATSDMAAMRYRANVLKADRALYFVDLRQALHFQQVFALARKANFVDDNISLEHMGFGTINGDDGRPFKTRSGNVVKLVDLLTEANTRALELVRSKNPDMDEAELINIAKVIGISSVKYAELSKNRTSDYIFSFEQMLSFEGNTAPYLLYAYTRVTGIFKRASDVDLTDASILLEHDKEKELGTKLAQFGEVLSRMVAKGQPHALCGYLFELAGAFSSFYEACPVLAADTQEQKKSRLLLAKLTAKTLKKGFSLLGIDTLERM
- the priA gene encoding primosomal protein N'; the protein is MPLFVEVALPVPLRQTFSYKIPETLTLTPQKGMRVKVPFGRQQLIGLITGTSDTCNLKPNQIKSLIALLDNEPLLPDPLYKLTTWAARYYFCSVGQMMSQALPVALRKGAEILADTRIFWRTTSAGNAASLDAVKRAPAQRKILELLQQSELSQEEVASLHLSPSALKALQDKEWITKDERINKLDLSWRENLELGEDPLTLNPEQAIAVATLNQQTGYHCTLLEGITGSGKTEVYLALLESVLKKGKQALILVPEIGLTPQTISRFKSRFNVTVAVIHSGLTDNQRLIAWRQARTGEAAIIIGTRSALFTPMAFPGAIILDEEHDSSFKQQEGVGYHARDLAVMRGHLEKIPVLLGTATPSLESLQNALSGRYKHLELGQRAGNAEKVRQGIIDISGQPLKSGLSHALLNEMRIHLDAGNQVLLFLNRRGFSPALLCHECGHLHECDRCDAFFTVHQSLNEIRCHHCSNQYAIPKQCHNCGSTLLMGQGVGTEQLAAVLEKEFPKYPVVRIDRDTTSRKGALESHLNAIHKGEYKILVGTQMLAKGHHFPDVTLVGLLDVDGALFSADFRAPERFGQLYTQVSGRAGRARKKGTVLMQTHQADNAILRELMHVGYGQFARNQLSERKQALLPPAWNMLLLRAEANQAIDAENFLSEVAQLLPQDEECEVIGPMPAPMDKKAGKYRRHLMFQTLSRQRLQQAFESALPHIEALPSAKRCRWSIDRDPQDLL
- the rpmE gene encoding 50S ribosomal protein L31, producing MKADIHPAYAEITATCTCGNIIKVNSTAGKSLHLDVCGACHPFYTGTQKVVDTGGRIDKFNKRFGALGKK
- a CDS encoding malic enzyme-like NAD(P)-binding protein, with protein sequence MSDFRQQALDYHEFPVPGKTGVCLTKPAETSMDLALAYSPGVAEPVREIAANPENAYRYTAKGNTVAVISNGTAILGLGNLGPLASKPVMEGKALLFKHFANIDATDIEVKHRTTEEFIHTVESIADTFGGINLEDIKAPECFEIEKVLIERCNVPVFHDDQHGTAIVTAAGMLNALEIQGKQIEDAIFVCMGAGAAAIACMTMMVKCGAQRENIYMLDRKGVIHTRREDINEYKALFANNTDKRTLEDVIKGADAFLGLSGPDVLSAENIALMAPKPVIFACSNPDPEIKPEIAHQVRQDLIMGTGRSDYPNQVNNVLCFPFIFRGALDVRASKINDEMKLAAVYAIAELAKEEVPAAVVAAYPDVSQLSFGPEYVIPKPMDPRLLPNVAKAVAQAAIDSGVAAITALPENYLS
- the csrD gene encoding RNase E specificity factor CsrD, with amino-acid sequence MKLTRLLTNKLTSFWLLSLSAVALIFLLIALISFVQLTSKFQQEKVAEVEAMLVDHFDRDGTLDSLGSWLPAILSAYKVSHFVLKDESHILYQYDSNENYTSFVHYDKQLSGFSLSMKLPQPFKMYRFSWYGLIVFFTGIIFIIVFVRFGYLWLSEQLQGIEDLALRSKSILKGDYEQALAEKGEGKPRVINRALTHMLLELDDAQKQRARFDQFIRSNTFLDAETGIGNRLFLKNRLDALSNDAGMMAPGALFLLEMEALDLLQQEFGDEPIGEILHQTINDINQILNSQANSIFSRRSYNQLAIVVPQISLKDVEKLAAKFLKVCMTQYFPEMINRDDFFHIGVAYFKVGGLKEQLIEEAERALRAAQFQGASGWFMYDKGAVDEEFSKGSVRWRSFLEYALVNKRLVVFTQPIVDSDSKIHHLEVSSRIRDNQQNLIRATLYIPMAIKCGLIPQFERQVIEMVLFDLLGDRHDILTQYSINLSLDTLLSRAFIHWFKTTLLEYRHLTPRLIFEVNEDIVVNNRDQLASQLDMIKKMGANLCVDRVGQQVVGTQYIKECSFDLIKLHRSIVRQIHLRQENQLFIRSLIGGLYHTDVQVFAEGIESLEEWQTLKILGVSAGQGSMFSDPVEKV